A single genomic interval of Rhododendron vialii isolate Sample 1 chromosome 3a, ASM3025357v1 harbors:
- the LOC131320639 gene encoding uncharacterized protein LOC131320639, with the protein MEANNVSDRSFSISRSESKLMGQKRSGGAEFEEKSELGRKRVKTQDLDSSLGFDTDYPNSKANHLLFSYGKEKSLEATKDAATTNPNVAPGELTRSDSHHFPQSHCLGLNTKFSSASNSAGGDMPTSAHILSSFRKYDTENGTFAESRGFGWDLNADDTSNSLNRNPFYPFKNHEHLKSDDASECGSTTGSLEEKDHPTRMRTEMKQNGYLSSSHGGITVPKPRRRKSGTEGLKKKMELARREQIDRFAKIAAPSGLLNELNPGIINHVRNSKQVHSIIEAMVRSEKLENPYSGGKQAISMNSGSKEITERKKDMENVTRLGMKQTGHYHEDASLSTLSGIQQKSGFTTLSSESLQFNSDDSRKDGDLSNIDGSWLERGAQTLENPRKTTWPLDTKQHREDDMLALKLSSCITMASENPCSLSNEESVNATGVSCLSVKAANVASRWLELLHQDTKGRLTALRRSKKRVRAVIHTDLPLLMSMEFSSNQENDPYVMKGSATGCSDNTNADVHRARWSALFDQMDKSLSDEEKRLEISLNQVKDMQLHCERGLKNFHHSTLHGSQQLGVFENDSRLEEADNAQRELAVIAAAASIYSTSNFMLSKENLPCF; encoded by the exons ATGGAGGCTAACAACGTTTCGGATCGCTCATTTTCAATCTCCCGATCTGAATCAAAG TTAATGGGGCAAAAGCGGAGTGGTGGTGCTGAGTTTGAAGAAAAATCAGAACTTGGACGTAAGCGAGTGAAAACGCAAGATCTTGACTCTTCTCTAG GATTTGACACCGACTATCCAAACTCAAAAGCCAACCACCTCTTGTTCTCTTATGGAAAAGAGAAGTCCCTAGAAGCCACCAAGGATGCTGCAACAACCAATCCAAATGTTGCTCCGGGAGAATTAACTAGAAGCGACTCACATCATTTTCCTCAATCACATTGTCTTGGTCTCAATACCAAATTTTCTTCAGCTAGCAATTCAGCTGGTGGTGATATGCCCACTTCTGCTCATATATTGTCCTCATTTCGGAAGTATGACACAGAAAATGGTACTTTTGCAGAATCAAGGGGTTTCGGTTGGGATCTGAATGCAGATGATACTTCTAACTCACTCAACCGAAACCCCTTTTACCCTTTCAAAAACCATGAACATTTGAAATCAGATGATGCTTCTGAGTGTGGGAGCACTACTGGTTCATTGGAGGAGAAAGACCACCCAACGAGGATGAGGACAGAGATGAAGCAAAATGGTTATCTCTCCTCTTCTCATGGAGGTATAACTGTTCCAAAACCACGCAGGAGGAAGAGTGGAACTGAGGGGCTCAAGAAAAAGATGGAGCTTGCCAGGAGAGAACAAATTGACAGGTTTGCGAAAATTGCAGCTCCAAGTGGGCTGCTGAATGAGTTGAACCCTGGGATTATAAATCACGTGAGAAATAGCAAACAGGTTCATTCAATAATAGAGGCCATGGTGAGGTctgaaaaacttgaaaatccATATTCTGGAGGAAAACAAGCCATCTCAATGAACAGTGGGTCCAAAGAAATTactgaaagaaagaaagacatgGAAAATGTGACTCGTTTAGGAATGAAGCAGACTGGTCATTATCATGAAGATGCATCCTTGAGTACTTTATCTGGGATCCAGCAGAAAAGTGGTTTCACAACCTTGTCCAGTGAATCATTACAGTTCAACTCAGATGACTCAAGGAAGGATGGTGACTTGAGCAACATAGATGGTTCTTGGTTGGAGCGCGGGGCACAGACCCTGGAGAATCCCCGAAAAACTACTTGGCCTTTGGACACCAAGCAACACAGAGAGGATGATATGCTTGCGCTGAAGTTGTCGTCATGTATAACCATGGCCTCAGAGAATCCTTGCTCATTGTCTAACGAGGAGTCAGTGAACGCAACTGGGGTTTCTTGTTTATCTGTTAAAG CTGCTAATGTAGCTTCTCGGTGGTTGGAACTTCTTCATCAAGACACTAAAGGGCGTCTAACAG CATTGCGACGCAGTAAGAAGAGGGTTAGAGCTGTGATTCATACAGACTTGCCTTTGCTAATGTCGATGGAATTCTCATCTAACCAAGAAAATGATCCCTATGTAATGAAAGGTTCTGCAACTGGATGCTCTGACAACACAAATGCTGATGTGCATCGAGCTAGGTGGAGTGCTCTATTTGATCAGATGGATAAATCCCTTTCTGATGAAGAGAAGCGATTG GAGATTTCGTTGAACCAAGTAAAAGATATGCAGCTCCATTGTGAAAGGGGCCTAAAAAATTTCCACCATAGTACATTACATGGTTCACAACAGCTAGGTGTGTTTGAAAATGATTCCAG ATTAGAGGAAGCGGATAATGCACAAAGGGAACTGGCCGTAATTGCAGCTGCTGCTTCCATTTATTCAACATCCAACTTTATGTTGTCGAAGGAAAATCTACCCTGTTTCTGA